Proteins encoded in a region of the Streptomyces sp. NBC_00258 genome:
- a CDS encoding gamma-aminobutyraldehyde dehydrogenase has translation MHNPGHRFQAQDRFEAGAQYIAGRLTKGTSGRTHAVVDPATGDDVYTYRLASTVDVDAAVAAAHEAFPGWAATTPGERSDAMHRFAAVLADRAEEFAQAESLQCGKPIKLTREFDVPGTIDNTAFFAGAARHLQGQSAGEYSGDHTSYVRREPIGVVGSIAPWNYPLQMAAWKVLPAIAAGNTIVLKPAELTPLTSLLFAEAATQAGIPDGVVNIITGAGKDAGEHLVGHPDVAMTSFTGSTAVGKRVAEIATATVTRLHLELGGKAPFVVFDDADLEAAVHGAVAGALINTGQDCTAATRAYVQRPLYEEFVSKTAGLMATVRLGDPFAPDTDLGPLISVAQRDRVAGFVDRARSYARVVTGGEIPQDLKHGAYYRPTLVADAAQDSEIVQSELFGPVLVVLPFDSDDEGIRLANDTPYGLAASAWSRDVYRANRATREIKAGCVWVNDHIPIISEMPHGGYKASGFGKDMSSYSFEEYTQIKHVMFDNTAVARKDWHRTIFGDR, from the coding sequence ATGCACAATCCGGGCCATCGCTTCCAGGCACAGGACCGCTTCGAGGCGGGCGCGCAGTACATCGCGGGCCGGCTGACGAAGGGCACGTCCGGCCGCACCCACGCGGTCGTCGACCCGGCCACCGGCGACGACGTCTACACGTACCGGCTGGCGAGCACCGTGGACGTGGACGCGGCCGTCGCCGCCGCCCACGAGGCGTTCCCGGGCTGGGCCGCCACCACCCCGGGCGAGCGCTCGGACGCCATGCACCGCTTCGCCGCAGTACTGGCCGACCGCGCGGAGGAGTTCGCGCAGGCGGAGTCCCTCCAGTGCGGCAAGCCGATCAAGCTGACCCGGGAGTTCGACGTCCCGGGCACGATCGACAACACCGCCTTCTTCGCGGGCGCCGCCCGGCATCTGCAGGGGCAGTCCGCCGGCGAGTACTCCGGCGACCACACCTCGTACGTACGCCGTGAACCCATCGGTGTCGTCGGCTCCATCGCCCCCTGGAACTACCCCCTCCAGATGGCGGCCTGGAAGGTCCTCCCGGCGATCGCCGCGGGCAACACCATCGTTCTGAAGCCCGCCGAGCTCACCCCGCTCACCTCGCTGCTGTTCGCCGAGGCGGCCACCCAGGCGGGTATCCCCGACGGTGTCGTCAACATCATCACCGGGGCCGGCAAGGACGCCGGTGAGCATCTCGTCGGGCACCCCGACGTCGCCATGACCTCCTTCACCGGTTCCACCGCGGTCGGCAAGCGCGTCGCCGAGATCGCCACGGCCACCGTCACACGCCTCCACCTGGAGCTCGGCGGCAAGGCGCCCTTCGTGGTCTTTGACGACGCGGACCTGGAGGCCGCCGTGCACGGCGCGGTGGCGGGCGCCCTCATCAACACGGGCCAGGACTGCACGGCCGCCACGCGCGCGTACGTGCAAAGGCCCCTCTACGAAGAGTTCGTTTCGAAGACCGCGGGCCTGATGGCGACCGTCCGGCTCGGCGACCCGTTCGCGCCGGACACCGACCTCGGGCCGCTCATCTCGGTCGCCCAGCGCGACCGCGTCGCCGGATTCGTCGACCGGGCGCGGTCCTACGCGCGCGTGGTCACCGGCGGTGAGATCCCGCAGGACCTCAAGCACGGCGCGTACTACCGGCCCACCCTGGTCGCGGACGCCGCGCAGGACAGCGAGATCGTGCAGTCCGAGCTCTTCGGTCCCGTCCTCGTCGTCCTGCCCTTCGACAGCGACGACGAAGGCATCCGGCTCGCCAACGACACCCCGTACGGCCTCGCCGCCTCCGCCTGGAGTCGTGACGTGTACCGCGCGAACCGTGCCACGCGCGAGATCAAGGCCGGCTGTGTGTGGGTCAACGACCACATCCCGATCATCAGCGAGATGCCGCACGGCGGCTACAAGGCGTCCGGCTTCGGCAAGGACATGTCCTCGTACTCGTTCGAGGAGTACACCCAGATCAAGCACGTCATGTTCGACAACACCGCGGTGGCCAGGAAGGACTGGCACCGCACGATCTTCGGGGACCGATAG
- a CDS encoding NADAR family protein: MGKIDSRDALVSAVRSGEKVKYLHFWGHRARADGQVGAGCLSQWWPSPFTVDSVEYRTAEHWMMARKARLFGDDRAERLALDAPNPALAKKAGRLVRGFDEGAWERERFGIVVEGSVRKFASDGELRSFLLGTGERVLVEASPVDRVWGIGVAANDDRAFDPERWRGPNLLGFALMEARGRLRAA, encoded by the coding sequence ATGGGGAAGATCGATTCGCGGGACGCGCTGGTCAGCGCGGTCCGGTCAGGGGAAAAGGTCAAGTACCTCCACTTCTGGGGGCACCGGGCGCGGGCCGACGGGCAGGTGGGGGCCGGCTGTCTGAGTCAATGGTGGCCGTCGCCGTTCACGGTGGACTCGGTGGAGTACCGGACGGCCGAGCACTGGATGATGGCGCGGAAAGCGCGGCTGTTCGGTGACGACCGGGCGGAGCGGCTCGCTCTCGACGCGCCGAATCCCGCGCTCGCGAAGAAGGCGGGGCGGCTGGTGCGGGGGTTCGACGAGGGCGCCTGGGAGCGGGAGCGGTTCGGGATCGTCGTGGAGGGAAGCGTGCGGAAGTTCGCCTCGGACGGCGAGCTCCGGTCGTTTCTGCTGGGCACGGGTGAGCGGGTGCTCGTTGAGGCCAGCCCCGTTGACCGGGTGTGGGGGATCGGGGTGGCGGCGAACGACGACCGTGCGTTCGATCCGGAGCGGTGGAGGGGGCCGAACCTGCTGGGGTTCGCGCTGATGGAGGCGCGGGGGCGGTTGAGGGCTGCGTGA
- a CDS encoding ABC transporter permease, whose product MTTVTDAPPLAPTPAPEERPPRRRGRLTPYWLLLPGILWLLVFFALPMVYQASTSVQTGSLEEGYKVTWHFATYWDAVADYWPQFLRSIAYAGTATILCLLLGYPLAYLIAFRAGRWRNLILILVIAPFFTSFLIRTLAWKTILADGGPVVGALNSLHVLDVTSWLGITAGDRVLATPLAVVCGLTYNFLPFMILPLYTSLERIDGRLHEAAGDLYAKPFTTFRKVTFPLSMPGVVSGTLLTFIPASGDYVNADLLGSTDTRMVGNVIQTQFLRILDYPTAAALSFILMAGILAIVTLYIRKSGTEDLV is encoded by the coding sequence ATGACGACCGTCACCGACGCGCCACCCCTGGCGCCCACACCCGCGCCCGAGGAGCGCCCGCCTCGCAGAAGAGGCCGCCTCACTCCGTACTGGCTGCTGCTCCCCGGCATCCTCTGGCTGCTCGTCTTCTTCGCGCTGCCGATGGTCTACCAGGCCTCCACGTCCGTGCAGACGGGCTCCCTGGAGGAGGGCTACAAGGTCACCTGGCACTTCGCGACCTACTGGGACGCGGTGGCCGACTACTGGCCGCAGTTCCTGCGCTCCATCGCGTACGCCGGCACCGCCACGATCCTGTGTCTGCTCCTCGGCTATCCGCTCGCGTACCTGATCGCGTTCCGCGCGGGCCGCTGGCGCAACCTGATCCTGATCCTGGTGATCGCGCCGTTCTTCACCAGCTTCCTGATCCGTACGCTCGCCTGGAAGACGATCCTCGCGGACGGCGGACCGGTCGTCGGCGCCCTCAACTCGCTGCACGTCCTGGATGTCACCAGCTGGCTCGGCATCACGGCGGGCGACCGGGTGCTGGCCACGCCGCTCGCGGTGGTCTGCGGTCTCACGTACAACTTCCTGCCGTTCATGATCCTGCCGCTCTACACCTCGCTTGAGCGGATCGACGGGCGGCTGCACGAGGCGGCCGGCGATCTGTACGCGAAGCCCTTCACCACCTTCCGCAAAGTGACGTTCCCGCTGTCGATGCCAGGTGTCGTCTCCGGGACGCTGCTCACCTTCATCCCGGCGAGCGGCGACTACGTGAACGCCGATCTGCTCGGCTCCACCGACACCCGCATGGTCGGAAACGTCATCCAGACCCAATTCCTGCGGATTCTCGACTATCCGACGGCCGCGGCGCTCTCGTTCATTCTCATGGCCGGGATCCTCGCCATCGTCACGCTCTACATTCGCAAGTCCGGGACGGAGGATCTGGTTTAA
- a CDS encoding DUF4190 domain-containing protein: MSDDAQTPGAAAGDESGAGPEDAAPAPKVPLSKSSAEPNPWAPPTDAPPGERAGPTPPSVHDQQTVTSLPGGAPHAPGTGTGTGTGPGAPVPPGSGSVTPAPPANPSAPSGPQPWANPFAPPAASAPPNPFGPPGGAPHPYAPPTGPHLHPTHGSSVPPPPIAPEGPGQMPYGYGYPGYPAYGGPGGGPGYGWPGMPMAPSNGLGTAGLVLGIIAAVGFCLWPVALACGILAVIFGAIGRGKARRGEATNPGQALAGIICGAVGIALAIAFVVVFLIVPDDSESDSGTVDDGFNTSLTVNG, translated from the coding sequence ATGTCCGACGACGCGCAGACACCGGGTGCGGCGGCCGGCGACGAATCGGGGGCCGGCCCCGAGGACGCGGCTCCCGCTCCGAAGGTCCCGCTGAGCAAGTCCTCCGCCGAGCCGAACCCCTGGGCCCCACCGACGGACGCGCCCCCTGGAGAGAGGGCCGGCCCGACACCGCCGTCGGTTCACGACCAGCAGACGGTGACGTCGCTGCCGGGCGGGGCGCCGCACGCTCCCGGTACGGGTACGGGTACGGGTACGGGGCCGGGTGCTCCGGTGCCGCCCGGCTCGGGCTCTGTGACCCCCGCGCCCCCTGCGAACCCCTCGGCTCCCTCAGGTCCGCAGCCCTGGGCCAACCCGTTCGCGCCGCCGGCCGCCTCGGCCCCGCCGAACCCCTTCGGGCCTCCCGGAGGGGCGCCCCACCCGTACGCGCCCCCGACCGGCCCGCATCTCCACCCCACTCATGGCTCCTCCGTGCCCCCGCCTCCCATCGCGCCCGAGGGCCCTGGGCAGATGCCGTACGGATACGGCTACCCGGGATACCCCGCCTACGGTGGCCCCGGCGGGGGGCCCGGCTACGGCTGGCCGGGGATGCCCATGGCGCCCAGCAACGGGCTGGGCACGGCAGGGCTCGTACTCGGCATCATCGCGGCGGTGGGCTTCTGCCTCTGGCCGGTTGCCCTGGCCTGCGGGATCCTCGCGGTGATCTTCGGCGCGATCGGACGCGGGAAGGCTCGCCGCGGCGAGGCCACCAATCCCGGCCAGGCGCTGGCCGGGATCATCTGCGGTGCCGTCGGCATAGCGCTGGCCATCGCCTTCGTGGTGGTGTTCCTGATCGTCCCCGACGACTCCGAAAGCGACTCGGGAACCGTTGACGACGGCTTCAACACGTCCCTGACCGTCAACGGCTGA
- a CDS encoding ABC transporter ATP-binding protein, whose product MTNDTGGDVRLSGISKTYGSFTAVHPLDLTVPQGSFFALLGASGCGKTTTLRMIAGLEEPSSGSVRLGDQDVTNLPPYKRPVNTVFQSYALFPHLDIFENVAFGLRRRGIKSVKKQVEDMLELVQLGEQARKKPHQLSGGQQQRVAVARALINTPKVLLLDEPLGALDLKLRRQMQLELKRIQTEVGITFVHVTHDQEEAMTMADTVAVMNAGRVEQLGSPADLYENPNTTFVANFLGTSNLIEAEVDSKSGDEIVLKAGGGKLLLPAARCSAPTTTGGKVLVGVRPEKISLTHADDAGEIPAGRNRITGTIADSSFIGVSTQYVIDSPVCPEFEVYAQNIDRDSRLVPGTEVVLHWNPAHTFGLDAAQDIDAGIETVEEEAA is encoded by the coding sequence ATGACGAACGACACCGGCGGCGACGTCCGCCTCTCCGGAATCAGCAAGACCTACGGCTCCTTCACCGCCGTCCACCCGCTCGACCTGACCGTCCCCCAGGGCTCGTTCTTCGCGCTCCTGGGCGCCTCGGGCTGCGGCAAGACCACCACCCTGCGCATGATCGCCGGTCTGGAGGAACCTTCCTCCGGCTCCGTCCGTCTCGGCGACCAGGACGTGACGAACCTGCCGCCGTACAAGCGGCCGGTGAACACGGTCTTCCAGTCGTACGCGCTCTTCCCGCACCTCGACATATTCGAGAACGTCGCCTTCGGTCTGCGCCGGCGCGGCATCAAGTCGGTGAAGAAGCAGGTCGAGGACATGCTGGAGCTGGTCCAGCTCGGCGAGCAGGCCCGCAAGAAGCCGCATCAGCTCTCCGGCGGCCAGCAGCAGCGCGTCGCCGTGGCCCGCGCGCTGATCAACACCCCCAAGGTGCTCCTCCTCGACGAGCCCCTCGGCGCCCTCGACCTCAAGCTGCGCCGCCAGATGCAGCTGGAGCTCAAGCGCATCCAGACCGAGGTCGGCATCACCTTCGTGCACGTCACGCACGACCAGGAGGAGGCCATGACCATGGCCGACACGGTCGCCGTGATGAACGCGGGCCGTGTCGAGCAGCTCGGCTCGCCCGCCGACCTCTACGAGAACCCGAACACCACGTTCGTCGCCAACTTCCTCGGCACCTCGAACCTCATCGAGGCCGAGGTCGACTCCAAGAGCGGCGACGAGATCGTCCTCAAGGCGGGCGGCGGCAAGCTCCTGCTGCCCGCCGCGCGATGTTCCGCGCCCACGACGACCGGCGGCAAGGTCCTCGTCGGCGTACGACCCGAGAAGATCTCGCTCACGCACGCCGACGACGCCGGCGAGATCCCGGCGGGCCGCAACCGCATCACCGGCACGATCGCCGACTCCAGCTTCATCGGCGTCTCCACGCAGTACGTCATCGACAGCCCGGTCTGTCCCGAGTTCGAGGTCTACGCCCAGAACATAGACCGCGACTCCCGGCTCGTGCCCGGCACCGAGGTCGTCCTGCACTGGAACCCGGCCCACACCTTCGGCCTGGACGCGGCCCAGGACATCGACGCCGGGATCGAAACGGTCGAGGAAGAGGCGGCCTGA
- a CDS encoding NADPH-dependent F420 reductase — MRIGILGTGGMADALGTQWRRAGHEVLAGSRSGGLREAAGFGTDAVLLALPYMAVADVVAGLEEVLRGRVLIDCTNPVGPGFALLTAGGPAAAERIASAAPAASVVKAFNLCHVDVWRLTPPVFDDRPLAVPLCGDDEAALTVVRRLVRDLGCEPLNAGGLDRAGLLEATAALLIGLWVGEGADAQAIAPPLEFAQPSL, encoded by the coding sequence ATGCGGATAGGGATTCTCGGCACGGGCGGCATGGCGGACGCGCTCGGCACGCAGTGGCGGCGGGCCGGACACGAGGTGCTCGCGGGGAGCCGCTCGGGCGGACTGCGGGAGGCGGCCGGGTTCGGGACGGACGCGGTGCTGCTGGCCCTGCCGTACATGGCGGTGGCCGACGTGGTCGCCGGTCTTGAGGAGGTGCTCCGTGGGCGGGTGCTGATCGACTGCACCAACCCGGTGGGCCCGGGCTTCGCCCTGCTCACGGCGGGCGGGCCCGCGGCGGCCGAGCGGATCGCCTCCGCCGCCCCGGCCGCGTCCGTGGTCAAGGCCTTCAACCTCTGCCACGTGGACGTCTGGCGGCTGACCCCGCCGGTCTTCGACGACCGCCCGCTGGCGGTCCCGCTGTGCGGCGACGACGAGGCGGCGCTGACCGTCGTACGCCGCCTCGTGCGCGACCTGGGCTGCGAGCCGTTGAACGCGGGCGGCCTGGACCGGGCCGGGCTGCTGGAGGCGACGGCGGCACTGCTGATCGGACTGTGGGTGGGGGAGGGGGCGGACGCCCAGGCGATCGCCCCGCCACTGGAGTTCGCGCAGCCCTCCCTCTAG
- a CDS encoding NAD(P)/FAD-dependent oxidoreductase, giving the protein MAPSAMSRDKNWAKSLSDAQPVSYWLDDPGKPRPEPALTTAETCDLLVVGGGYSGLWTALLAKERDPGREVVLVEGREAGWAASGRNGGFCAASLTHGLSNGLTRWPDEIHKLEELGARNLDGIEATVARYSLDCDFERTGEIDVATEPYQAAELRDWHEELERRGLANDVEYLDAEAVREQVDSPTFLAGLHDRRGVAMLHPAKLAWGLKRACVELGVRVYENTPALTLKPYGAGMAVRTPYGSIRARRVALGTNIFPNLVKRVRSYTVPVYDYALMTEPLTADQLASIGWKNRQGLGDSANQFHYFRLSADNRILWGGYDAVYPYGGRVRAEYDDRPETYAKLAGHFFTCFPQLEGVRFSHAWGGAIDTCSRFSAFFGTAHQGRVSYAAGYTGLGVGATRFGADVMLDLLSGERTERTSLEMVRKKPLPFPPEPFAWTGIALTKWSLARADAHGGRRNLWLKTMDRLGLGFDS; this is encoded by the coding sequence ATGGCCCCAAGCGCCATGAGCCGTGACAAGAACTGGGCGAAGTCGCTTTCGGACGCCCAGCCGGTCTCGTACTGGCTGGACGACCCCGGCAAGCCCCGCCCCGAGCCCGCGCTCACCACCGCCGAGACCTGCGACCTGCTCGTCGTCGGCGGCGGCTACAGCGGACTGTGGACCGCGCTCCTCGCCAAGGAGCGCGACCCCGGGCGCGAGGTCGTCCTGGTCGAGGGCCGCGAGGCGGGCTGGGCCGCCTCGGGCCGCAACGGCGGTTTCTGCGCCGCCTCCCTCACCCACGGCCTGTCCAACGGCCTGACCCGCTGGCCCGACGAGATCCACAAGCTGGAGGAACTGGGAGCCCGCAACCTCGACGGCATCGAGGCCACCGTGGCCCGCTACTCCCTCGACTGCGACTTCGAGCGCACCGGCGAGATCGACGTCGCCACCGAGCCGTACCAGGCAGCGGAACTCCGCGACTGGCACGAGGAGTTGGAGCGCCGCGGTCTGGCGAACGACGTCGAGTACCTGGACGCCGAGGCCGTACGGGAACAGGTCGACTCACCGACATTCCTCGCGGGCCTGCACGACCGCCGCGGCGTCGCCATGCTGCACCCCGCCAAGCTGGCCTGGGGCCTCAAGCGCGCCTGCGTCGAGCTGGGCGTCCGGGTGTACGAGAACACGCCCGCCCTCACCCTCAAGCCGTACGGCGCCGGAATGGCCGTACGCACTCCGTACGGCAGCATCCGCGCCCGCCGGGTCGCCCTGGGCACGAACATCTTCCCGAACCTGGTCAAGCGTGTGCGCTCGTACACCGTCCCGGTCTACGACTACGCGCTGATGACCGAGCCGCTGACCGCCGACCAGCTCGCGTCGATCGGCTGGAAGAACCGGCAGGGACTCGGGGACTCGGCGAACCAGTTCCACTACTTCCGGCTGTCCGCCGACAACCGGATCCTGTGGGGCGGCTACGACGCGGTCTACCCGTACGGGGGCCGGGTGCGCGCCGAGTACGACGACCGGCCGGAGACGTACGCGAAGCTCGCGGGCCACTTCTTCACCTGCTTCCCGCAGTTGGAGGGCGTTCGCTTCAGCCACGCGTGGGGCGGCGCGATCGACACCTGCTCCCGCTTCTCCGCCTTCTTCGGTACGGCGCACCAGGGCCGCGTGTCCTACGCGGCGGGCTATACGGGCCTCGGCGTCGGCGCCACCCGCTTCGGCGCGGACGTGATGCTCGACCTGCTGTCGGGGGAGCGCACCGAACGTACGTCGCTGGAGATGGTCCGCAAGAAGCCGCTGCCCTTCCCGCCGGAACCGTTCGCGTGGACGGGGATCGCACTCACCAAGTGGTCCCTGGCGCGGGCGGACGCGCACGGCGGCCGGCGCAATCTGTGGCTGAAGACGATGGACCGGCTGGGTCTCGGCTTCGACAGCTGA
- a CDS encoding glycerophosphodiester phosphodiesterase, whose amino-acid sequence MRTVTAVAHRGDPYRVRENTIDSLRSALQRGADAVEIDVRLTRDGVPVLLHDSTLKRLWEQDRPLLSLSSDEVRGLTSGGVPTLEEALKATDEGRLMVDLPGPADARAVRRIVGVIRDLGAEERVYYCAGADTMLAVRAADPAAEIALTWTTLAPPRPALLDAVRPQWLNYRFGLANRDVIARTHRDGYLVSVWTPDTRRSMRRLLDAGVDSITTNRIDTLCALRKG is encoded by the coding sequence ATGCGTACCGTGACAGCCGTGGCCCATCGCGGCGACCCCTACCGCGTCCGCGAGAACACGATCGACTCGCTGCGTTCCGCGCTCCAACGGGGCGCGGACGCCGTGGAGATCGACGTCCGGCTCACCCGCGACGGCGTGCCCGTGCTGCTGCACGACAGCACGCTGAAGCGGTTGTGGGAGCAGGACCGGCCACTGCTGTCGCTCTCCTCGGACGAGGTGCGGGGCCTGACCTCCGGCGGTGTTCCCACGCTGGAGGAGGCCCTGAAGGCCACGGACGAGGGCCGGCTCATGGTCGATCTGCCGGGTCCGGCGGACGCGCGTGCCGTCCGCCGGATCGTCGGCGTCATCCGTGACCTCGGCGCCGAGGAGCGCGTGTACTACTGCGCCGGCGCCGACACCATGCTCGCCGTCCGCGCGGCGGACCCCGCCGCGGAGATCGCCCTCACCTGGACGACCCTCGCGCCGCCGCGTCCCGCACTGCTCGACGCGGTGCGGCCCCAGTGGCTCAACTACCGCTTCGGGCTTGCCAATCGGGACGTGATCGCCCGTACGCACCGCGACGGGTACCTGGTGTCGGTGTGGACGCCCGACACCCGCCGCTCCATGCGGCGACTCCTCGACGCGGGCGTCGACTCGATCACCACGAACCGCATCGACACGCTGTGCGCACTGCGCAAGGGCTGA
- a CDS encoding ABC transporter permease, whose product MALVRWLKRRLVVIAGLLTLGYLLLPNIVVTVFSFNNPKGRFNYEWQQFSTDAWTDPCGVADLCGSLSLSLQIAAWATLGATVLGTMIAFALVRYRFRARGAVNSLIFLPMAMPEVVMAASLLTLFLNLGAQLGFWTILIAHIMFCLSFVVTAVKARVMSMDPRLEQAAQDLYAGPVQTFVRVTLPIAAPGIAAGALLAFALSFDDFIITNFNAGSTVTFPMFVWGSAQRGTPVQINVIGTAMFIVAVLFVLAGMVIGNRRNRQKA is encoded by the coding sequence ATGGCCCTCGTACGCTGGCTGAAGCGCCGTCTCGTCGTCATCGCGGGTCTGCTGACCCTCGGTTATCTGCTGCTGCCGAACATCGTCGTCACGGTGTTCTCCTTCAACAATCCGAAGGGGCGCTTCAACTACGAATGGCAGCAGTTCTCCACGGACGCCTGGACCGATCCCTGTGGGGTCGCCGACCTGTGCGGCTCGCTCTCGCTGAGCCTGCAGATCGCGGCCTGGGCGACCCTCGGCGCGACCGTCCTCGGCACGATGATCGCCTTCGCGCTCGTCCGCTACCGCTTCCGGGCGCGCGGCGCCGTGAACTCGCTGATCTTCCTGCCGATGGCGATGCCCGAGGTCGTGATGGCCGCCTCGCTGCTCACGCTCTTCCTCAACCTGGGCGCGCAGCTGGGCTTCTGGACGATCCTGATCGCCCACATCATGTTCTGTCTGAGCTTCGTCGTCACCGCCGTCAAGGCCCGTGTCATGTCGATGGATCCGCGGCTGGAGCAGGCCGCCCAGGACCTGTACGCCGGTCCCGTGCAGACCTTCGTCCGCGTCACCCTGCCCATCGCCGCCCCCGGAATCGCCGCGGGAGCGCTGCTCGCCTTCGCGCTCTCCTTCGACGACTTCATCATCACCAATTTCAACGCGGGCTCGACCGTCACCTTCCCCATGTTCGTCTGGGGCTCGGCCCAGCGCGGAACACCCGTTCAGATCAATGTCATCGGTACGGCCATGTTCATCGTCGCCGTACTGTTCGTGCTGGCCGGAATGGTCATCGGCAACCGCAGGAACCGCCAAAAGGCATAG
- a CDS encoding polyamine ABC transporter substrate-binding protein, protein MEQYEPESLSSAQLAAMRRSLRNGRASLTRRSLMRASAGGALALGGLGTLSACGIPAAKNTAGVSSEDHSAKEKQINFSNWTEYMDVDDSEKRHPTLDEFAKRTGIKVKYTEDINDNVEFFGKLKPQLAAGQDTGRDLICVTDWLAARLIRFGWVQKLNASNLPHAYANLSQQFRTPDWDPGRAYSYPWTGISTVIAYNKKALDGVEVKSLSDMLDNPKLKGRIGFLSEMRDSIGMTLLDLGKDPAKFTDDDFDAAIARLQKAVDKGQIRRFTGNDYTSDLTKGDLAACVAWAGDVVQLKADSPDVDFVIPESGYLTSTDNLLVPNKARHKTNAERLIDYYYEPGPAAQLAAYINYVCPVDGVKAELAKIDESAAENPLIIPDAAMAAKSHSFRSLSTKEETAYEEKFAKLTGA, encoded by the coding sequence ATGGAGCAGTACGAGCCCGAAAGCCTGTCCTCGGCCCAACTGGCCGCCATGCGGCGCAGCCTCAGGAACGGCAGGGCCTCACTCACCCGCCGTTCACTGATGCGTGCGTCCGCCGGCGGCGCGCTCGCGCTGGGCGGACTCGGGACGCTGAGCGCCTGCGGGATCCCCGCGGCGAAGAACACCGCGGGCGTCTCGTCCGAGGACCACTCGGCCAAGGAGAAGCAGATCAACTTCTCCAACTGGACCGAGTACATGGACGTGGACGACAGCGAGAAACGCCACCCCACGCTCGACGAGTTCGCCAAACGCACCGGCATCAAGGTCAAGTACACCGAGGACATCAACGACAACGTCGAGTTCTTCGGGAAGCTCAAGCCGCAGCTCGCGGCGGGCCAGGACACCGGACGCGACCTGATCTGCGTCACCGACTGGCTGGCCGCCCGGCTCATCCGCTTCGGATGGGTGCAGAAGCTGAACGCCTCCAACCTGCCGCACGCGTACGCCAACCTCTCCCAGCAGTTCCGTACGCCGGACTGGGACCCGGGACGCGCGTACTCCTACCCCTGGACCGGTATCTCCACGGTCATCGCCTACAACAAGAAGGCGCTGGACGGTGTGGAGGTGAAGTCCCTCTCCGACATGCTCGACAACCCCAAGCTCAAGGGGCGCATCGGCTTCCTGTCGGAGATGCGGGACAGCATAGGGATGACGCTGCTCGACCTGGGCAAGGACCCGGCGAAGTTCACCGACGACGACTTCGACGCGGCGATCGCCCGCCTCCAGAAGGCCGTCGACAAGGGCCAGATCCGCCGCTTCACCGGCAACGACTACACCTCCGACCTCACCAAGGGCGACCTCGCGGCCTGTGTCGCCTGGGCCGGTGACGTCGTCCAGCTCAAGGCGGACAGCCCGGACGTCGACTTCGTCATCCCGGAGAGCGGCTATCTGACCTCCACGGACAATCTGCTGGTCCCCAACAAGGCGCGGCACAAGACCAACGCCGAGCGGCTCATCGACTACTACTACGAGCCCGGTCCGGCCGCGCAGCTCGCCGCGTACATCAACTACGTCTGTCCCGTCGACGGCGTGAAGGCCGAGCTGGCGAAGATCGACGAGTCGGCGGCGGAAAACCCGCTGATCATTCCCGACGCCGCCATGGCGGCCAAGTCCCACTCCTTCCGCTCCCTGAGCACGAAGGAAGAGACGGCCTACGAAGAGAAGTTCGCGAAGCTGACAGGGGCGTAA